From one Amphiura filiformis chromosome 13, Afil_fr2py, whole genome shotgun sequence genomic stretch:
- the LOC140168506 gene encoding beta-crystallin B3-like, with protein sequence MATGKIIIYEHVDFQGDSRELTADTSNLTSVGLNDKVSSIKVYGSVWAGYEHADYKGRQYILEEGNYPNWGCWQGSNDQLSSLKKLKMNPPNITLYQHTNYGGTALSLQCPANDLRSHQFNDQASSIKVLNGIWILYEHIDFTGRQYIVTKGDYPNWDQWRGANDQISSLRPVKKPACEK encoded by the exons ATGGCGACCGGAAAA atCATCATCTACGAACACGTAGACTTCCAGGGAGATTCACGTGAACTCACTGCGGATACAAGCAATCTAACCTCTGTTGGTCTCAACGATAAAGTCTCCTCCATCAAGGTCTACGGCAGTGT ATGGGCCGGCTACGAGCACGCAGACTACAAAGGCAGACAATATATATTGGAAGAGGGGAACTATCCAAATTGGGGGTGCTGGCAAGGATCTAATGACCAACTCTCTTCCTTGAAGAAACTCAAAATG AACCCTCCGAATATCACTCTCTATCAGCATACCAACTACGGAGGCACCGCCCTCTCCTTGCAATGTCCAGCTAACGACCTGAGAAGTCATCAGTTCAACGATCAGGCATCATCTATCAAGGTCTTGAATGGAAT atggaTCTTGTACGAACACATCGACTTCACGGGTCGACAGTACATCGTCACGAAAGGTGATTACCCCAATTGGGACCAATGGAGAGGTGCCAACGACCAAATATCATCACTGCGGCCAGTGAAAAAA CCTGCTTGCGAAAAGTAA